taattaataattacattgtatataattaaatgtgattttggatatatatatatatatatatatatatatatatatatatatatatatatatatagtgcgTCTATTTATTTAgtgttttttatatatcatatatatatatatatatatatatatatatatatatatatataaaattgtttGTTATACTTACAGCAGCAATACCATCTCTTGCAGCAACGGCCAAGATGTCAGCACAAGAGACAACACCAGGACACATTATCTCCAATTGAGATTTGATGTCATCTATTACTTCAAAACCTCTTAATGAATTTGCATTTGGGAATGAATTCTTTTCACCTGTGAAATTTTCTGTGTCGTCTAACAATACTGATGCATCACATCCCTGCATGCACATATATCACTCATCAAACTTAATTACAAACATGCAACATGTGCATTCAATTCAAATGCATATATATGTCACTTCAATAGTTTCACTTTGTAACTACAacaaagttttttaaaattttcttattcacatatgtaaaataatcattaatatcgttttaaaaatcaaaaaagtTTTGAATAGTTTCTcgtatatatcattttttataataggtttaaaaataataattttcattaaagTGGAGAAACACAAACCAACttctaatttttcttaaaagaaTCTCTATTTATtgaatacaaaaattattatttttataatgtgtATGAAACAGCTcctaatttaaaaagaaatataaagataTGAAATGAGATAACTTGCTTGAACAAAACAGTCATGGAAATGGAGTCGTAGCAAAGAAGCTCCCATGCGGCTCTCATTGGAAACAGCCTTTTCAACTATTTTCCTAATTGTGCGAAGAACTTTAGGACAACTTTTATCATAGAAATCATTTGATAACTCAGCTGAAGCTATCCCAATCACACATGTAATAAATAGCAACCAAAATTTAATAGAAACTACTAAAGCCATATTGCAAAATGTAATATTTGGGTGTGGTATTGGACAATGAAATGTTACCCTTTATATAGAAACCTTCAATTTGCTTAATGGTCAACTATgcaaaattcaaacaaaagaatATATTGACATTTGACTATTGCAATATGAGCTATGTGAGGAATAATAAACTTGCATAGATATGCATGCAATTTCATATGATTGATTAATTTAGATGAGTACAGAAAACGCGTATGTAGTGTTAAAGCATGTTAGCTGTATCGTTTTTAGACAATTTTGACTTCAAATTTTTTccatattttgatgattgtagAACACTGTACTTAACCTACAATCCCGGATCTAgccaaatcaaataaaaacatTAGTTTATAGTCGCCACCATCACAATGCTTCAATAAGGCttcctcattttttttatttggttttgaTCTTGTCAATTGTTAACTTTCGAAATCGGTTAAAAAAAACTCTTGATAGGTGATTTTCTTTTGGATCAAGTGATTACGCCAAAGAATGAACTATGTCAATGTAATGATACAATTAatgcaaataaaatatatagattttgATCGACGATGTTTTAAATTGATAACTACAGTTAATATTTATAGATTAAATATTAAAACGTAAATTTTATTAGTTGCGAGTCATGGTCAATTAAAGATCGTGTCTCAACCACTTCAAATCGATTATTTTCGCGTGATTGTGTCTACGATTGTGAATTGTCCTACCTAAGCTACAATTCTCATGTTGTTTGGCTTGAGTTAATGCTTGTGTGccttatgttattatttatttcctaATCACGGATCCTAAACAATAGTCGTGATTTTCCTCTCACTTAATGCTTCTCACAAACATAGAAAATTTGGTTGTAATCGAATCAAATCATCATAAGCGCTCATTTTTCAGTTTTTGGGCGTATAattgagaatattttttaagGTGTAACCATATCATTTCTCTTTAATTTGCTTGCCGGTCAAAATACATAACTAGAATGTATTTCAATGAGGTAGAGTTCCGATTTATTCAAACAAATATTAGAATAAGCTGttgcaaaaatataaaaataaaaaaagtaaatttagaCGATGACAACTTATTGAGTTTTGGTTGAAATATTATATAGACCGCAAGCCTGATCAAATGTGTatgttgaagaaaaaaatctaGATCAACTATACCTTGCTTAAATTTGATAAGTGGAATGggttacaatattttatttcattatgaaaaacaaatgccccaatatatatatatatatatacatatataaaaccCCAGAATCATGGACAATCCGGGATAAAGCCCCTAAATTAAGGGCATTAGATCAGACCACacaaaacctaaaaaatattttatttataaaattgtctctaaattttattattatttaatttatactagcaaaatacaaaatatcatttaattagtTACCACCCTTACTAGTTGGTCCTGTTAGTTTTATCTAACATCCAAGTCTttcactattttaattattgtagaGATCAGAATTATATCAAAGTTACTTACATTAATTACAAACATTAATGACTCAAAAAAATTACGAacattaagattttttttgggGCAACATTAAGCTTTCTGAACAAATTTTTAGAATCTTTTTCATTATATTCACTATATAATTACCATACATATTTCAGGAAAAATACTATATCcaattttctaatttattttcattaaatttcAAGTTATTGTTGTATCAATCGTTAATAAATTTAGTGacgaaataaaaaattatattctaatttttacTCAACCGTAGTTTTAAAATATCTTATTCTATGAATTTAGATGTAAATATACGTTTGATCAAAAGCTCTAAATATACCTTTTTGCCATCCTTAAAAGTCTAGttcaattgaaaatttagaatAACTTCTAAACTTTATTGAGTACATCATTTGTAAATGACACTCATATAAGAGGATATAAGCTAAGTTTGATGGTTAAAATGATGTGATTAAGAAATTAAGTTAGTGAgattgaaaatttttaaaaaataataataattgtaaatgATGGACTTAATTTTAAGCCATGTCGCACACGCAAGTACACACATGATGGACTTGTCTAGcttaaaacttgtattttttcatttgtaaaattaacataattttttaaaacagtaAATAAAGGCATGCATGGGCATGAACGTGATACTCATGCGGCATGAGTCATGCCATACCACCACCCGTTTTCATTGAAATTGAAACATGTTTGTAAGACATGTGAACATTACCGATATCATAGAAGCGAGATCAATACTTTTATCCCAATAAAACAAGATCAATACAATACTAGTATATTAAAACACAATAATGTGATTGAGAAAGAAAGTCAGTTTACATAGTCGGAAACATCCCAGTAAAACCCCCAAGTcctaagatttttaaccaagtGATATCGCACATTAAATGGACACTTTCTAAATGGAAGCAAGAAAGTTTACACCACAAAATGATGTAGCAAATATTTAGCAATTTGTAAACATCATTAACCACAGGAAACAAGGGAGCACCAACAGCTATGGTATTCTTATTTTGTTCAAAACTCTGCTCAATGCAAATTGTATAACTGATCACTCACCAAAATACTGACTAGGCATGCTAATACTGATGACCAAAAACATTAGAAGATCACTTATACAGCTTCGTCTTCTACGTAGTTGACAGCTAGGTCCCAATAATGAGGAACCCCAGCATCCACAAAAACTTTTCGAGCAGCTGCTTCAGTGATGCAATCATGAACACCGAACCTATTGAAGCTCGGTTTGGCAACACTTCCTTGCCACACCAGAACACATTTATTGGCAGGCTTCTCGTCATCTgaatcttcattttcttctttctcttttgaAACATCACTCCAATTTATGCGTCTAAGCATAAGTTTCCCATACCTCTTAATTGACTTAATTCCACCTTCAACCACAACAATGCTAATACCATCACAAATCACAGCACATCCAGTTAACCGGTTCTCTTGAGCATTAACATCGACTCTAAAGCGGGCCTTTGGATGAGAGAGGTCGTTTATCCTGTAAAGTGAGACAAGTGTATCCAGTGAATTAGGATCATCAAACAGCTTCCTCTCCTTCTTCTCACGCAGCTCAGCAGGAGTAAGCTTGCGTGCAATATTCCTATCTATGTGAGCCTGCTCACGCTCGGCAGCTGCATTACGTACTTCCTTTTCAAGCCTAGTGGGATCTTGAGTTGCTTCAGACCCAAGTACTTTCATTAAATTGCTAATCTTGACCTTTGGTTTTGGCGGTTCTATGACACCCTGTCTAATCATCTCCTGTCGCTCTTTCTCCTTAGCAATGCGCCTTTGGGTCCGGAGTTTTTTCTGCTCTTGTTTGGTTAGCTTGAGGGGTTGAGGTGGTGGAGGGGCAGGCTCAGCAGGTGGTTCAATGGGTCGAGGATGCTCCACATAAATGGTGATTTTTTCCATTTTCAGTTGGTCTTCAACTATAGTTCCATTAGCAATGTCACCATAATTTCCAGAATGCAGAAGAGCAGCATCCCTGACAAATTCCATAAGTTAACCGAGCACGTATAAACTGATAAACATACACAAACTAGGGGGaaatataaatttgaacaaGTTTTCTGCTTctaattttttagtatttaaataaCAAGACAACATCCTCAAGACAGACAATACTAGATTAACAAGACAATATCACAAGACAGACAATCCTTCTAATTTTTCATGTTAAATTGTTCATTTCACAGTCAAGTCCAAGTTTGTTACAACTTGCAACACTAAGGAGAATGATGGAATGCAAAGCACCTAAAATACCGTACTGGTGTTATGTATTTTCTCAGCAGCATGGGGGAAAGATCCCCAACTAACTGACAACCACCAATCGAATGCCCCCTGCCCCCTCCCATTGCAGCTCAGCCTATATTTATTCCTCCCATACACCTCACTCACAAACTCCAAACAACCCTGACTTCTTGCTCCAAATATACTTTACATACATTGGGCATCCCAGGACCCAGGAACCACACCTGCTTCATATTGTGCTCCACTTTTCTGCTTCTCTGCCTAGCACCACCAACACTAACATTATTATCCTCCATTGGAAATGCATCCTTCACCCAAGAAGAACTTGTAAGTTCTTCTTGCTGTTTGCTTGGACAGCCACTGGCCTTTCTCTTCTACTAATTCTAATTCTGCATGCAAAACTAAATCCCCACCCTCCCTATTTACACCACTCAGTCAGTAAGGTATGAAGCAAAGAAAGCTCATTGAGTAGTTTCTATTCATGTTTTGACAATCCATAACGACCTTCCCAAGCAACTCCCAATATAATGTCAAGTACACCCAAGGGAGCACATAGGCCTCCATCTCTACATCGACCTCACCAAATTAGAATCAGCAGCCTAAATTGCTTGTAGGGCATTGGTATGAATGGTGGAAATTTTGCCCACATCAGAGATAATGTCCATGCGACTTCTCCCTAAAACTATTGTGTCATTCTCACTCTACTTCTGCATCATTCTTGATGGCATGTTTGACGCCCTATTATACAATGAAATCGAGGGAGGAGTTGAACACGTAGGAAGTCAGGTCTAACCTGCTACACCACTTTCTCCTAAATGATTCGGAACCCCACAATTATACTACTATGATTCCTTTAGGACCAAGTTTCCCCGCAAACTCCTCTAGTAATATGGATTGTGACTCCCAAGTTGCCCGCTCCAATTTTGCGAACTAGAGAATACCAAGCTCATCCATCTCTTTGAAAAGCTGCAACGGTATGAGATATCCTCATAAAATGCATTTGTTCACCTCTACT
The genomic region above belongs to Cicer arietinum cultivar CDC Frontier isolate Library 1 chromosome 4, Cicar.CDCFrontier_v2.0, whole genome shotgun sequence and contains:
- the LOC101501687 gene encoding protein RDM16 isoform X2 — translated: MQKVLSEKLKRIPQLNKSSTSNAQESTHLGYKTESTVPSLGSGVASRPVTSASSGPVANISIFPAAGAANPPASGTSAAGATTAPNYEAVRRAQELAARMGFRHDPQFAPLINMFPGQIATTDVTISQKPTKAPVLRLDAQGREIDEHGNVVNVTKPSNLSTLKVNINKQKKDAFEILKPVLEVDPDSNPHFDERMGINKTKLLRPKRMNFLFVEEGKWSKDAETIKLKSKFGEAQAKEQKAKQAQLAKAKAAPDINPNLIEITERVVIKEKLKDQIPEIEWWDAALLHSGNYGDIANGTIVEDQLKMEKITIYVEHPRPIEPPAEPAPPPPQPLKLTKQEQKKLRTQRRIAKEKERQEMIRQGVIEPPKPKVKISNLMKVLGSEATQDPTRLEKEVRNAAAEREQAHIDRNIARKLTPAELREKKERKLFDDPNSLDTLVSLYRINDLSHPKARFRVDVNAQENRLTGCAVICDGISIVVVEGGIKSIKRYGKLMLRRINWSDVSKEKEENEDSDDEKPANKCVLVWQGSVAKPSFNRFGVHDCITEAAARKVFVDAGVPHYWDLAVNYVEDEAV